CGCTCGCGCTCGACGCCGACAAGCGGCCGGCGCGCAGCGCGTCGTCGAACGTGGGGCACTGCCTCGCGGCGGGAATCGTCGCGCCGGACCACGTGCCGCCGGTGGTGGGGCGGCTGTTCGCGCCGGACCTGTTCAGCGGGTGGGGGATCCGCACGCTGTCGTCGGCGCACGTGGCGTACAACCCGCTCGCCTATCACCTCGGCAGCGTGTGGCCGGTGGAGAACGCGACCACCGTGTTCGGCCTGCGCCGCTTCGGCTTCGACGGGCGCGCGCTGGAGCTCACCCGCGCCGTGGTCGACCTCGCGACGCTGTACGAGCGCGGACGCATTCCCGAGTGCGTCGGCGGCTACGCGCGCTCGGAGTTCCCGCAGCCGGGCGCGTACCCGCGCGCGAACCCGATGCAGGCGTGGAACCAGAGCGCATACACCATGCTGCTGCAGTCGCTGCTCGGCCTGCAGCCGGTCGCGCCGCTCGAGCTGCTCGTCGTCGACCCCGTGCTGCCCGAATGGCTGCCGGAGGTCACCGTGCGCGACCTGCGTCTCGCCGGCGCGACGGCGACGCTGCGCTTCGTGCGCGACGCGTCGTCGGGACGCGCGCACGCCGAGGTCGTGGAGAAGCGCGGCACGCTGCACGTCGTCCACCAGCCGCCGCCGGAGTCGCTGCACGCGGGCGTCGGCGACCGCGTGCGCGCGCTGTTCGAGTCACTCATGCATCACTGAGCTACACGGAGGATCAGCCATGCACATCTCCCTGCGTCCGATCGGAGAGCAGGTCGTCGTCGTGGTCGGCGCGTCGAGCGGGATCGGCCGCACGACGGCGCGACCCGCGGCGGAGCGCGGGGCGCGCGTCGTGCTCGCCGCGCGCAACGAGCACGACCTCGCGTCGGCGGTCGACGAGATCCGCGCGCGCGGCGGACGCGCCGTCCACCAGGTGGCCGACGTCGCGGACGCCGGGCAGGTGGAGCGCATCGCGGAGACGGCGGTGCGCGAGTTCGGCCGCATCGACACGTGGGTGAACGCGGCGGGCGTCGGCCTCTACGGCAAGGTGATGGACGTGTCGATGGAGGACATGCGCCGACAGTTCGACGTCATCTACTGGGGCACGGTGCACGGCAGCCGCACGGCGGTGCAGCGCATGGGACGCGACGGCGGCGCGATCGTGAACGTGGCGAGCGCGCTCGCCGACCGCGCGATCCCGCTGCAGGGGAACTACTGCGCGGCGAAGCACGCGGTGAAGGCCTTCACCGACGCGCTGCGCATGGAGCTGCACGCCGACGGCGTCCCCATCTCGATCACGCTCATCAAGCCGGCGTCGATCGACACGCCACTGTTCCAGAAGGCGAAGAGCTACATGGGCGTCGAGCCGCAGCCGATCCCGCCGGTGTACGTGCCCGAGGTCGTCGCGGAGGCGATCCTCGAGGCGGCGGCGAAGCCGGTGCGCGAGCTGATCGCCGGCGGCGCGGCGGTCCAGCTGCCGATCGCGGAGGCGCTCGCACCGGGGCTCACGGATCGGTACATGGAGCGCAAGATGTTCGACACCCAGAAGACCGATCGACCGGTGGGCGAGCGCCCCGACAACCTGTACGCGCCGGTGGCGGACGACGGCGGAGAGCGCGGCCGCAACTGGGAGGGCGACACGAAGGACTCGAGCCTGTACACGAGCGCGGTGCTGCACCCTCGGCTCACGGCCGTGGCGGGCGCGGTCGGCGTCGGCGTGCTGCTCGCCGGCGTGTTAGGCGCGCGCCGCCGGAGCGAGGCGCCGCCGGCCGAGTCGGTGTAGCTTTCGCGCGTGACGCCGCCTCCCACCGCCCCACGCACGCTCGGCCGGGTGGCCGAGCTGCGCGTGTACCCGATCAAGTCGCTCGGCGGCGTGCGGCTCGAGCGCGCCACCGTCGGCGACCTCGGATTCGCCGGCGACCGGCGCTGGATGCTGGTGGCCGACGACGGCGTGTTCTACACGCAGCGCGCGCTGCCGCGGATGGCGCTCGTGCACGCCACCCCGACCGACGGCGGCGTGCACGTCACCGCCCCGGGCCAGGAGCCGCTGACCGTCGCGCCGCCGCCGCCCGGCACCACGCGCCGCCGCGTGCGCGTGTGGGCCGACATCGTGGACGCGGAGACGTACGGCGGCGACGTCGACGCGTGGTTCTCCGAGGCGCTCGGCCGACCCGCGCATCTCGTGTACATGCCCGACGACGTGCGCCGCCGCGTCGATCCGACGTACGCCGGTCCCGACGACCGTGCCGCGTTCGCCGACGCGTTCCCGGTGCTGATCGTGTCGCGCGAGTCGCTGGCCGACCTCAACGCGCACCTCGTCGCACACGGCGCGAGCGCGGTCGGCATGGAGCGGTTCCGCCCGAACGTCGTGGTGGAGGGCGTCGACGCGCCGTTCGCCGAGGACGGCTGGCGCGACGTGTCGTTAGGCGGCGTGGCGCTGCGCGTGGCGAAGCCGTGCGCGCGCTGCGTGCTCACGACGGTGGACCCCGCCACCGGGCGCGCGTCGGCGCGCGGCGAGCCGCTGCGCACGCTCGCCACGTACCGGCGCCGCGGCGAGAACGTCCTCTTCGCGCAGAACGCCCTCGTCGTGCGCGGCGGCGACGTCGCGGTCGGTGATGTCGTGACGGAGAGCGGGCGGCGGGCAACGGTGCCGGACAACGACTAGCTGATGTACTGGTTGACGTGCTTGCCGACGTACGTACCGACGATCGGCGCCGTCACCCGCCCCCGCGGACCAGATCAGGGCTTCTTCGTCGCCGACGTGTCCGGCCGCGCGCCCGTCGTGGCGCCGGGCGCGGTACCGGGCGCGGCGCCCGTCGTCGCGCCCGCGGCCGCCGCGCTGTCGGTCGGGGTCGTCGTCGGCGCCGTCATGGCGGGCGCACTGGCCGACGCGCCGACGCCCGCGGCCGCCGCGCTGTCCGTCGTCACGGCGCTGTCCTTCTTGCCGCACGCGCCGACGAGGAACATGCCGCCGATCAGTAGGAGTGCTCGCTTCATCGTGGAGAGTCCTCGGTGGTCTGGGAGCGCGCCGCCCGGCACCGCCGGACGCGCCTAACTCGCCCCCGGCTGCGCAACGACCGTACCGCCGACCTTTGGAATCCCACTTTTGCGCGCCCCGGCCGCCGAGCCCGGCGCGGCTCGTGCGCTACCCCCGGTGCACGCCGCCCCGTTACGTTCGCCCGCGTACCGACACCGAGTCCCGAGCCCCGACATGCCCGGCCCGACCCGCACCGCTCCGCCCCCCGCGCTGCTCACCGACCTGTACGAGCTCACGATGGCGTACAGCTACTGGCGCGCCGGGCGCGACGCGCACGAGGCGGCGTTCCACCTGTACTTCCGCACCCTGCCGTTCGACGGCGGCTACGCCGTGGCGTGCGGGCTGGGCCCGGTCTGCGACTTCCTGGAGCGGTTCTGCTTCGGCGACGACGACCTCGCGTATCTCGCAGGGCTCACCGGGGCCGACGACGCGCCGCTGTTCGACCGCGCCTTCCTCGACTGGCTCGGCGACCTGCGCCTAACGCTGGACGTCGATGCGGTCGACGAGGGCGCCGTGGTGTTCCCGAACGAGCCGCTCGTGCGCGTCGTCGGGCCGATCGCGCAGGCGCAGCTCGTGGAGACGACGCTGCTCACGCTCGTCGGCTTCTCCACGCTCGTCGCCACGAAGGCGGCGCGCGTGCGCCACGCGGCCGGCGACGA
This DNA window, taken from Gemmatirosa kalamazoonensis, encodes the following:
- a CDS encoding SDR family oxidoreductase produces the protein MHISLRPIGEQVVVVVGASSGIGRTTARPAAERGARVVLAARNEHDLASAVDEIRARGGRAVHQVADVADAGQVERIAETAVREFGRIDTWVNAAGVGLYGKVMDVSMEDMRRQFDVIYWGTVHGSRTAVQRMGRDGGAIVNVASALADRAIPLQGNYCAAKHAVKAFTDALRMELHADGVPISITLIKPASIDTPLFQKAKSYMGVEPQPIPPVYVPEVVAEAILEAAAKPVRELIAGGAAVQLPIAEALAPGLTDRYMERKMFDTQKTDRPVGERPDNLYAPVADDGGERGRNWEGDTKDSSLYTSAVLHPRLTAVAGAVGVGVLLAGVLGARRRSEAPPAESV
- a CDS encoding MOSC domain-containing protein; the protein is MTPPPTAPRTLGRVAELRVYPIKSLGGVRLERATVGDLGFAGDRRWMLVADDGVFYTQRALPRMALVHATPTDGGVHVTAPGQEPLTVAPPPPGTTRRRVRVWADIVDAETYGGDVDAWFSEALGRPAHLVYMPDDVRRRVDPTYAGPDDRAAFADAFPVLIVSRESLADLNAHLVAHGASAVGMERFRPNVVVEGVDAPFAEDGWRDVSLGGVALRVAKPCARCVLTTVDPATGRASARGEPLRTLATYRRRGENVLFAQNALVVRGGDVAVGDVVTESGRRATVPDND